The following DNA comes from Oharaeibacter diazotrophicus.
CGGCGGCGCGGGCCGCAGCCTCGATCTCGGCGTCGGTGGCGCCGGGGCTGCCGTAGGCGATGTTGGCGGCGATGGTGTCGTCGAACAGCACCGGATCCTGCGTCAGCAGCGCCGAGGCGGCGCGCACGCTGGCGAGGGACGCGGTCGAGATGTCCCGGCCGTCGACCAGGACGCGGCCCGACGAGGGATCGTAGAAGCGCAGCACGAGGTTGAGGATGGTCGACTTGCCGGCGCCGGAGGGACCGACCAGCGCCACCTTGGCGCCGGCGGGCACGTCGAGGGTGAAGCGGTCGATCACCGGCTGGCCGGGCTCGTAGGCGAAGGAGACGTCGTCGAAGCGGATCGCGCCGCCCGCGAGCGACAGCGCCGGCGCGCCGGGCCGGTCGACCACGCGGACCGGCTCGTCGAGGATGGCGAAGACGCGCCGCGCGGCGATCACGCCCTCCGCCAGCACGTTCTGCAGGCCGGCGACCGCCTTCAGCGGCTGGTAGATCAACATGGCCGCGGCCATGAAGCCCATGAACTCGCCGAGGGTCAGCGTGCCGTGGACGCCGCGCCAGCCGCCGTAGAAGATCGCCGCGGCGAAGCCGACGCCCGACAGGCCCTCGACGAAGGGGCCGGTGAGGCCGCGGGTCCGGGCGGTGGCGAGGTTGGCGCGTCGCGTGCGCTCGATCACGGCGCCGGCGCGGGCGGCCTCGGCCTCCTCCTGGCCGTAGGCCTTGACGACGCGGATGCCGGTCAGCATCTGCGAGACGAAGGACGACAGGTCGCCCGACCCCGACAGCGCACGGTGCACCGAGGAGCGCAGCTTCTTGCGCTGGCGTCCCATCAGGTAGATCGACACCGGCAGGAAGGCGACCACCAGCAGCCCGAGCACCCAGTCGAGCCAGAGCATGCCGAACACCAGCGCCGCGGCCTGGAGCCCGTTCTTGGCGAGGCCGGTGACGGTCTGGCCGGCGGCGTTGTTCACGATCAGCGTGTCGGAGGCGAACACGCTGACGAATTGGGCGGAATGGGCGCCCTGGAGGAAGCCGAGGTCGGCGGAGGCGAGGCGAGCGAACAGGCGCTGGCGCAGCTCGGCGACGATCTCGCCGGAGATGCGCGCCTCGGCCATGCGGCCGTAGTATTCGGCGAGCGAGCGCACCGCCATCACCACCACCACCGCGACCGGAAGGGTGTAGAGCAGCGCGACGTCGTGGCCGACGAAGATGCGGTCGGCGGCGGTCTGCATCAGGAAGGGCAACGCGCCGGTGGTGGCGGCGACGAAGGCCATGGCCCCGATCGAACGGGCGACCAGCCAACGGCGCGGCAGCACGAAGTCGCGCAGGATCCGCATCACCACCGGCAGGTTGCCGGCGTCGGCGTCGGCCGCCGCCGCCCACGCGGGCGTTCGCAATCCGTCCGTCCTGCCCTCGACCGCGGCCATGTCGCTCCATTCCCGGGATGGAAGTCCCGGGAGGGCTCTATACCGAAATCGCGGCGCCGTCACGTCCGGTGGATGGACCGGTACGTTAGGCCACGGTCGGCTCCAGGAGACGGTGCAGGTGCACGATGAAGTAGCGCGTCTGGGCGCTGTCCACCGTCGCCTGCGCCTTTTCCTTCCAGGCGGCGTAGGCGGTGGCGTAGTTCGGGAAGATGCCGACGACGTCGACCTTGGAGAGGTCCGCGAACTCGGTTGCGTCGAGGCTCTTCAGTTCGCCGCCGAAGACGAGGTGGAGGAGCTGCTTGGCGGGAGCGGTCGTCATCGGGTCGGGGTCTCCGCTGGAAGGTCGGGCGGGAGGAAGCGGTCGCCGCCATGCAAGACGGCGGCCAACGCCGGGATCGGCAAGGCTCAGGCGAGGATCGCGGCCACCCGCGCCAGCAGCGCCGGATCGGCGGCGGCGGCGAGGGCACCGTGCCTCGGATGCTCGCGATTATAGACGATCGGCGCGCCGTCGAACCGGGACAGAACGCCGCCGGCCTCGACCACGATCAGGTCGGCGGCCGCGATGTCCCAGTCGTGGGCCTTGCCCTTGGCGATGGCGAGGTCGATGCGGCCGTCGGCGACCATGGCGATGCGCAGCGCCAGCGAGGCGACGTAGCCGGCCGCGCGCACGCCGGGCGCCTCCCGCTGCAGCCGCGCCGTGAGCGCCGACGGTCCGGCGACGGTGGCGTTCCCGAGATCACGTGCGCCGGCGAGCGCCAGCGGGCGGCCGCCGATCCAGGCGCCGTGGCCGGCGCGGGCGGTGAACAGCGTCGCGGTCGCCGGCTGGATCAGCGCGGCGGCGACCGGCCGACCGTGCTCCACCACCGCCAGCGACACGGTCCACTCGTCGGAGCCGGCGAGGAAGCCGCGGGTGCCGTCGATGGGGTCGACGACGAAGACGCGCGCGCGGTCGAGGCGCGCCGGGTCGTCCTCGGTCTCCTCCGACAGCCAGCCGTAGTCGGGCCGGGCCGCCAGCAGCGTCTCGCGGAGGTGGCGGTCGACGGCGTAGTCGGCTTCGCTGACGGGCGAGGCGTTCTCCTTGTGCCAGACCTGCGGATCGCGCCGGAAATAGCCGAGCGCGATGTCGGCCGCCGATTCGGCGGCGGCGACCAGCAGGCGGAGGTCGTCGGCGTCGCGGTCGGCTCCGGGAGCCTCTCTGGCGTCAGCGGCCGGCAATCGTCAGTCCCTCGATGGCGAGCGTCGGTGCGGTGTAGGAGCCGCGCCACTCGATGTCGTTCGCCCGCGTGATGGCGCGGAACATCTCCGGCAGCCGCCCGGCGACGGTGATCTCCGAGACCGGGTATGTCAGCTCGCCGTTCTCGATCCAGAAGCCGGTGGCGCCGCGCGAATAGTCGCCGGTGACGAGGTTGGTGCCGTGCCCGATGAAGTCGGTGACGTAGAGGCCGGTGCCGACCTGCCGGATCAGCTCCTCCGGCGAGACGTCGCCCGGGTGCAAGAGCACGTTGGTCGCCGACGGCGACGGCGACCCGGTGCCGCGGGCGGCGCGGCCGTTGGAGGCGAGGCCGAGTTCGCGGGCGGTGGCGCCGTCGAGGATCCAGGTCTGCAGCACGCCGTCGACCACCAGATCGAGCGGCAGCGACGGCAGGCCCTCGCCGTCGAACGGCCGCGAGGCGAGCCCGCGCGGCCGGCGCGGGTCGTCGGAGATGGTGAAGCCGGCCGGCAGGATCGCCTCGCCGAGCGCGTTCTTCAGGAACGAAGTACCGCGCGCGATCGCCGCGCCCGAGATCGCCCCGGTGATCGCGCCGACGATGCTGGTCGAGAC
Coding sequences within:
- a CDS encoding 3'(2'),5'-bisphosphate nucleotidase CysQ, which encodes MPAADAREAPGADRDADDLRLLVAAAESAADIALGYFRRDPQVWHKENASPVSEADYAVDRHLRETLLAARPDYGWLSEETEDDPARLDRARVFVVDPIDGTRGFLAGSDEWTVSLAVVEHGRPVAAALIQPATATLFTARAGHGAWIGGRPLALAGARDLGNATVAGPSALTARLQREAPGVRAAGYVASLALRIAMVADGRIDLAIAKGKAHDWDIAAADLIVVEAGGVLSRFDGAPIVYNREHPRHGALAAAADPALLARVAAILA
- a CDS encoding DUF4170 domain-containing protein, whose amino-acid sequence is MTTAPAKQLLHLVFGGELKSLDATEFADLSKVDVVGIFPNYATAYAAWKEKAQATVDSAQTRYFIVHLHRLLEPTVA
- a CDS encoding ABC transporter ATP-binding protein; this encodes MRTPAWAAAADADAGNLPVVMRILRDFVLPRRWLVARSIGAMAFVAATTGALPFLMQTAADRIFVGHDVALLYTLPVAVVVVMAVRSLAEYYGRMAEARISGEIVAELRQRLFARLASADLGFLQGAHSAQFVSVFASDTLIVNNAAGQTVTGLAKNGLQAAALVFGMLWLDWVLGLLVVAFLPVSIYLMGRQRKKLRSSVHRALSGSGDLSSFVSQMLTGIRVVKAYGQEEAEAARAGAVIERTRRANLATARTRGLTGPFVEGLSGVGFAAAIFYGGWRGVHGTLTLGEFMGFMAAAMLIYQPLKAVAGLQNVLAEGVIAARRVFAILDEPVRVVDRPGAPALSLAGGAIRFDDVSFAYEPGQPVIDRFTLDVPAGAKVALVGPSGAGKSTILNLVLRFYDPSSGRVLVDGRDISTASLASVRAASALLTQDPVLFDDTIAANIAYGSPGATDAEIEAAARAADAHDFVVGLPDGYATRVGEAGGILSGGQKQRVAFARAMLRGAPILLLDEPTSALDANSEAKVQTALETLFQGRTVLMIAHRLSTVKRADMIVVMDRGRLVEKGTHDELVAAGGLYAHLHRTQLAGSGEAAAEPAP